One stretch of Podospora pseudoanserina strain CBS 124.78 chromosome 4, whole genome shotgun sequence DNA includes these proteins:
- a CDS encoding hypothetical protein (EggNog:ENOG503P3ZR) translates to MASMFQLNPHTYTHYQQAPMAPARQFSHGTSSAFSPSANPDEDWTKISDLAERRRIQNRIAQRNYRKKLKKRMEELERKAGVSDESPSPGSEKTSPAPKPAKRAPATKARKQSPPATGRQVVAPHFTTPSYGQHDQYLFSHSYEDDRDRSTSPVGPYYQTGYSAPPSDEMFTPYNFHQMPQDPVVTLAEYSNTISLPSMQALDSYNNGFFPGMPMHGGHPPPFEHLTPNTPPLSHSLEHSAACSDSGSYTEYPKTPLSMPGSPGYGPQQ, encoded by the exons ATGGCCAGCATGTTCCAGCTCAACCCCCACACATATACCCATTACCAGCAGGCCCCAATGGCGCCCGCAAGACAATTCTCGCACGGCACCAGCAGCGCCTTCAGCCCCTCAGCCAACCCCGACGAGGACTGGACCAAGATCTCAGACCTTgccgagaggaggaggatacaGAACCGCATTGCCCAGCGCAACTATC gcaagaagttgaagaagcGCATGGAAGAGCTGGAGCGCAAGGCCGGAGTATCAGACGAATCCCCCTCTCCCGGCAGTGAGAAGACAAGCCCAGCACCCAAGCCTGCGAAGCGCGCCCCAGCGACCAAGGCACGGAAGCAATCGCCACCTGCCACCGGCAGACAGGTTGTCGCTCCTCACTTCACAACTCCATCCTATGGACAGCACGATCAGTACCTCTTCAGCCACAGCTACGAGGATGACAGAGATCGATCCACCAGCCCAGTGGGCCCCTACTACCAGACTGGCTACTCTGCTCCTCCCAGCGACGAGATGTTCACTCCCTACAACTTCCACCAAATGCCCCAAGATCCAGTCGTAACACTCGCCGAGTACTCAAACACTATTTCTCTGCCATCCATGCAAGCCCTGGATAGCTACAACAACGGCTTCTTCCCAGGGATGCCCATGCACGGaggccaccctcctccctttgAGCATCTGACCCCGAAT ACTCCGCCTCTGTCACACTCTCTCGAACACTCGGCGGCCTGCTCGGACTCTGGTAGCTACACCGAGTACCCGAAGACGCCACTGTCCATGCCTGGCTCGCCTGGTTATGGTCCACAGCAATAA
- a CDS encoding hypothetical protein (COG:Q; EggNog:ENOG503NZZS), protein MALLRQTWTLTRKNWLILLGRHPLATVVQAFVLPIILVSFLSFARNLFVPSAVFGISPARPIRSFQNALEASTGRPNVIFVNNGHTGGEIERVIDELAGVAKRAGKNITILERDEDVDGICRSSLRGVTECFAAVSFKGSPEEGDGNGLWNYTISLDSALGQFRINAESDRNDGQIYMLPLQRAVDEVISRGNSGRGNELPEDVEEYQFTSQTTEERAERIRVFYQSAIINFLGVTFIAALIGVVYQMTGFIATERETGMSTLVEAMMATPRRWQAQAARIFSYHIAFSLLYLPGWVISCIILGRGVFSNTSILVVLFFFILSGLALASFSVLGASFFKKSQLSGVSVTIMAILLAVIAQVITRPGTGPVVALSLLFAPCNFTYFITLMARFQEKQISTDLLKTAPDSPWNVPGIVLFIFLAVQIIVYPFLGAMVERWLHGTSSSGRNIVIGDKNRGDLGPDCAVQLEEFTKVYNPGPLRRLFSFISKPKPPVVAVNKLSLSVSRGQIVALLGANGSGKSTTLDTIAGINKATSGKITIDGTGGLGIAPQKNVLWDELTVEEHIRIFNRLKSPKNHASKEEIRQLVIGVDLEQKIKAQSKTLSGGQKRKLQLGMMLTGGSAVCCVDEVSSGLDPLSRRKIWDILLAERGRRTMILTTHFLDEADLLADYIAVMSKGNLRASGTSVELKDRKGGGYRIHINNNKLIPLLPEVEGVTKKATQEEAAYVAATSALAAKTIKELEAAGITDYRFSGPTIEDVFLQLAEEVQAEGGGVPIENRGVLSSTEDEKSETVPVGDVKTPVKGNGLELMDGKPIGFLKQTWVLFLKRCTVFKGNWFPSIAAFIIPVAAAGLVMLFVKGQEPAGCSADELSSRQEAVNIFGSDFDFWMVAGPSDKFSQSTLINLLAPIFMASQGLEGNGSTGSSDGIIVKRQNNPMDLFNNITLVDTLDEFNNAVLQFRKNITPTAIWLGDDNTPPTLAYKGNGPEVINAWFGQWIMNMLLTNSSIASSYTVFDRPFTPSTGNSLQVLVYVGLALCAYPGFFALYPNLERRRNVRGLQYSNGVRPLPLWLAYTGFDFIIVIAGAVLSIILWAALANSLWYHLGYVFLIFVLYGLASILLAYNISLFSANQLSAYAFTAAGQLVMFIVYLFGYMSVITYAPVQQVDKLLIIVHFALAVLAPIISLTRALFLAMNLFSTACDGDALASYPGGILQYGGPILYLVIQIIVLFLILVWADGGSAGFSLRKLLFRSKPKAANPDEAAAMSDEEVANELVRVKSSATGGNTKITDGLRVINLTKSFGSNTAVDNVTFGVPHGEVFALLGPNGAGKSTTISVIRGDIKPSGGASGGDVFVEDASVTQQLSAARRHLGVCPQFDAIDQMTVAEHLRFYARVRGISDIDAQVSAVIDAVGLQLFRDRQAHALSGGNKRKLSLGIALMGNPSVILLDEPSSGLDAAAKRIMWRTLAATVPGRSILLTTHSMEEADALAGRAGILAKRMLAMGSIEHLRNKFGDLIHVHLVCKGAPHTPESQILKIRQWVVEQFGEGAEVEEKTYHGQMRFKVPASAVVSGEKDPRTGGDLSQNSAVGRLVVLLEENRDLLGVEHYSVSPTTLDQVFLTVVGRHNVREEGYENKKVKKWWQVGVEVAEDTIFLERLKRWGR, encoded by the coding sequence atGGCGCTCCTCCGCCAAACCTGGACCCTCACCCGCAAAAACtggctcatcctcctcggccgccatCCGTTGGCTACCGTCGTCCAGGCGTTTGTTCTCCCCATCATTTTGGTGTCCTTCCTCTCGTTCGCACGGAATTTATTCGTCCCCAGCGCAGTCTTTGGCATCTCCCCTGCGCGCCCGATCCGATCTTTCCAGAATGCTCTCGAGGCCTCGACGGGGAGGCCGAATGTTATTTTTGTTAATAACGGCCACACGGGGGGAGAAATTGAGCGTGTGATTGATGAGCTGGCTGGGGTTGCTAAACGAGCGGGGAAGAATATTACCATTTTGGAGAGGGACGAAGATGTCGACGGGATATGCCGGAGCAGTTTGAGGGGCGTGACGGAGTGTTTCGCGGCTGTGAGCTTCAAGGGGAGtccggaggagggggatgggaacGGGCTGTGGAATTACACCATCAGTCTTGACAGTGCGCTGGGGCAATTTAGGATCAATGCTGAGAGTGATAGGAATGATGGGCAGATTTACATGCTGCCGCTTCAGCgggcggtggatgaggtTATTTCTAGGGGGAACTCTGGTCGGGGGAATGAGTTGCctgaggatgtggaggagtaTCAGTTTACCAGCCAGAcgacggaggagagggcggagaggattAGGGTGTTTTACCAGAGCGCGATTATCAACTTTTTGGGGGTGACGTTTATTGCTGCGTTGATCGGGGTGGTGTACCAGATGACGGGTTTTATTGCGAcggagagggagacggggATGAGTACGCTTGTGGAGGCGATGATGGCTACCCCCAGAAGGTGGCAGGCGCAGGCGGCGAGGATCTTCTCGTACCATATTGCGTTTTCGCTGCTGTATTTGCCGGGGTGGGTCATCAGTTGTATCATtttagggaggggggtgtttaGCAACACGAGCATTTTGGTtgtgttgttcttcttcatcctgtCGGGGTTGGCACTGGCGTCGTTTTCGGTGCTGGGGGCGAGTTTCTTCAAGAAGTCGCAGTTGAGCGGAGTGTCGGTGACGATTATGGCGATTTTGCTGGCAGTTATTGCTCAGGTTATCACCAGGCCGGGGACGGGGCCGGTGGTtgccttgagcttgctgtTTGCGCCTTGCAACTTTACTTACTTTATCACGCTGATGGCGAGGTTTCAGGAGAAGCAGATTTCGACGGATTTGTTGAAGACGGCGCCGGATAGTCCCTGGAATGTTCCCGGTATTGTGCTGTTTATCTTTCTCGCGGTTCAGATCATCGTTTACCCTTTTCTGGGCGCCATGGTGGAAAGATGGCTTCATGGTACCTCTTCGAGTGGGAGGAACATCGTCATTGGAGACAAGAACAGGGGCGATCTCGGTCCCGACTGCGCGGTTCAGCTGGAAGAGTTCACCAAGGTCTACAACCCCGGCCCTCTGCGACGCCTGTTCTCGTTCAtctccaagcccaagccgcCAGTCGTCGCAGTCAACAAGCTCTCCCTCTCGGTCAGTCGCGGCCAGATCGTCGCCCTTCTCGGCGCCAACGGCAGTGGCAAGTCTACAACTCTCGACACCATCGCTGGTATCAACAAGGCCACCAGCGGAAAGATCACCATTGACGGCACCGGCGGTCTCGGTATCGCTCCTCAGAAGAACGTGCTCTGGGACGAGCTCACTGTTGAGGAACACATCCGCATCTTCAACCGGCTCAAGTCGCCCAAGAACCACGCCTCAAAGGAAGAAATTCGCCAGCTTGTCATCGGAGTCGATCTCGAACAAAAGATCAAGGCCCAGTCAAAAACTCTGTCCGGTGGTCAGAAACGCAAGTTGCAACTCGGAATGATGCTTACTGGTGGCAGCGCCGTCTGCTGCGTGGATGAAGTCTCTTCCGGTTTGGACCCTCTGTCTCGCAGGAAAATATGGGATATTCTCCTTGCCGAGCGTGGAAGGCGCACCATGATTCTGACGACGCACTTCTTGGATGAAGCTGATTTGCTGGCTGATTACATCGCTGTCATGTCCAAGGGCAACCTCCGCGCAAGTGGCACATCGGTTGAGCTCAAGGATCGCAAGGGTGGCGGCTACAGGATTcatatcaacaacaacaagctcatcCCGCTGCTTccggaggtggagggtgttACCAAGAAGGCCACCCAGGAAGAGGCGGCTTATGTCGCGGCTActtcggctttggcggcCAAGACGATCAAGGAGCTCGAAGCGGCAGGGATTACGGATTATCGGTTTTCTGGGCCCACGATTGAGGATGTGTTTTTGCAgcttgcggaggaggttcaggctgagggcggtggggtgCCGATTGAGAATAGGGGTGTCTTGAGCTCGACGGAAGATGAGAAGTCGGAGACTGTGCcggttggtgatgtcaaGACACCTGTGAAGGGTAACGGGCTGGAGTTGATGGATGGGAAGCCGATTGGGTTCTTGAAGCAGACTTGGGTGTTGTTTTTGAAGAGGTGCACGGTTTTCAAAGGGAATTGGTTCCCTTCGATTGCTGCTTTTATCATTCCGGTTGCTGCGGCTGGGTTAGTTATGTTGTTTGTGAAGGGTCAAGAGCCTGCTGGGTGCAGCGCGGACGAGCTGTCGTCTCGCCAGGAGGCTGTGAATATCTTTGGCAGTGACTTTGACTTTTGGATGGTTGCTGGGCCTTCGGACAAGTTCTCGCAGTCTACGTTGATCAATCTGTTGGCCCCAATCTTTATGGCGTCACAGGGCTTGGAAGGTAATGGCAGCACTGGAAGCAGCGATGGTATCATTGTCAAGAGACAAAACAACCCGATGGATCTTTTCAACAACATTACCTTGGTTGACACTCTTGATGAGTTCAACAATGCGGTGCTTCAGTTCCGCAAGAATATCACGCCTACCGCTATCTGGCTTGGTGACGACAAcactcctccaactctcGCGTACAAGGGTAACGGTCCTGAGGTGATCAACGCCTGGTTTGGCCAATGGATCATGAACATGCTCCTGACCAACTCGAGCATTGCCTCTTCCTACACCGTCTTCGACCGCCCTTTCACTCCCAGCACCGGAAACTCTCTTCAGGTCTTGGTGTATGTCGGCTTGGCTTTATGCGCCTACCCTGGCTTCTTTGCCCTTTATCCGAATCTTGAGAGACGAAGAAACGTCCGCGGCCTTCAGTACTCCAACGGTGTTAGACCTCTTCCCTTGTGGCTCGCCTACACCGGTTTCGACTTTatcatcgtcatcgctgGCGCCGTCCTGAGCATCATCTTGTGGGCAGCTCTCGCCAATAGCCTTTGGTATCACCTTGGCTATGTGTTCCTGATCTTCGTTCTGTATGGTCTGGCTTCGATTCTGTTGGCATACAATATCTCGCTCTTCAGCGCCAACCAGCTGTCAGCCTACGCCTTTACCGCCGCTGGCCAGCTCGTGATGTTCATTGTCTACCTGTTTGGTTACATGTCGGTTATCACTTATGCACCGGTTCAACAGGTCGACAAGCTGTTGATCATTGTCCACTTTGCTCTGGCAGTATTGGCACCGATCATATCGCTCACTCGTGCGCTGTTCCTCGCCATGAACCTGTTCTCTACAGCCTgcgatggtgatgccctGGCCTCTTACCCCGGCGGTATCCTTCAATACGGCGGTCCTATCCTCTACCTCGTCATCCAGATTAttgtcctcttcctcatcctcgtctgGGCAGACGGTGGCAGCGCTGGGTTCAGCCTCCGCAAGCTCCTCTTCCgttccaagcccaaggccGCCAACCCCGATGAAGCAGCCGCCATGTCGGATGAAGAAGTCGCCAACGAACTCGTCCGTGTCAAGTCCTCGGCCACCGGTGGTAACACCAAGATCACCGACGGCCTCCGtgtcatcaacctcaccaagtCCTTCGGCTCCAACACCGCGGTCGACAATGTCACCTTTGGTGTCCCCCACGGCGAAGTCTTTGCTCTCCTTGGCCCCAACGGAGCAGGTaaatccaccaccatctccgtcATCCGCGGTGACATCAAACCCTCCGGCGGTGCTTCCGGCGGCGACGTCTTTGTCGAAGACGCCTCGGTAACGCAGCAActctccgccgcccgccgccacctcggCGTCTGCCCTCAATTCGACGCCATCGACCAAATGACGGTAGCCGAGCACCTCCGCTTCTACGCTCGCGTCCGTGGCATCAGCGACATCGACGCTCAAGTCTCTGCCGTCATCGACGCAGTAGGCCTGCAACTCTTCCGCGACCGCCAAGCCCACGCTTTGTCAGGTGGTAACAAGCGCAAGCTGTCTCTTGGTATTGCTCTCATGGGTAACCCCTctgtcatcctcctcgatgagCCCTCCTCCGGTCTTGACGCCGCCGCGAAGAGAATCATGTGGCGCACCCTTGCTGCCACCGTCCCGGGCCGTTCGATTTTGTTGACGACCCACTCGATGGAGGAAGCGGACGCTCTAGCCGGGAGGGCGGGGATCCTCGCCAAGAGGATGCTCGCCATGGGAAGCATTGAACATCTCCGGAACAAGTTTGGGGATCTCATCCATGTGCACCTTGTCTGCAAGGGGGCGCCTCACACGCCTGAGTCTCAGATTCTGAAGATTAGACAATGGGTCGTTGAGCAGTTTGGCgagggggcggaggtggaagagaagaCATACCACGGACAGATGAGGTTCAAGGTTCCCGCCTCGGCGGTTGTGTCCGGAGAGAAGGACCCCAGGACGGGAGGGGATCTGAGTCAGAACTCGGCCGTGGggaggctggtggtgttgctggaggagaatAGGGATCTGTTGGGGGTGGAGCACTACAGTGTCAGCCCCACGACGCTGGATCAGGTTTTcttgacggtggtggggaggcatAATGttagggaggaggggtatgaGAAtaagaaggtgaagaagtgGTGGcaggtgggggtggaggtggccgaAGATACGATATTCTTAGAGAGGTTAAAGAGGTGGGGTAGATGA
- the KRS1 gene encoding lysyl-tRNA synthetase (EggNog:ENOG503NX3M; COG:J), protein MADSASAPAPPTEEVANLHLDEVTGEKVSKTELKKRQKQRQKEAEKAKKAATAPPKASSGKPKNAAGQEEADLNPNQYYEIRTRHVNELLKNPETNPYPHKFQVTYDDYKFHDEFKHLKSGEDDKNTEIRIAARIYNKRASGSKLIFYDVRTSADTKSIGTQIQIVCQAQLVAEGAPSFEQQHENIRRGDVIGIIGYAGRTNPKNRLAEGKEGELSIFATEIKLLSPCLHMLPSVRFPFADAEQRARMRYLDMLWNDRSRETLWQRSRMVRYIRDFFHERRFIEVETPMMHAIAGGATALPFITHHNDLDIDMYMRVAPELFLKKMIVGQFGKVFEMGKNFRNEGVDLTHNPEFTSIEFYWAYADMYDLMNITEELVSSLVKHLTGGYVTKFTNQHGEEYTVNWEAPWRRVEMIPALEEATGEKFPPSEELHTDETNAFLQRVCKKMGVECPPPLTNARMIDKLTGEFIEETCVNPTFILEHPQMMSPLAKYHRSKKGLCERFEAFVCKKEIANAYTELNNPFDQRLRFEEQARQKDQGDDEAQLVDESFLNALEYGLPPTGGWGLGIDRLAMFLTNNYSIREVLAFPFLREEKNGPKQPFAAELANVEPMPEEGIPHK, encoded by the exons ATGGCCGACTCAGCTTCTGCCCCTGCGCCCCCCACCGAGGAGGTTGCCAACCTCCATCTCGACGAAGTGACGGGCGAGAAGGTCTCCAAGACGGAGCTCAAGAAGCGCCAGAAGCAGCGccagaaggaggccgagaaggccaaAAAGGCTGCTACTGCTCCCCCCAAGGCGTCGTCCGGCAAGCCCAAGAACGCCGCCGGtcaggaggaggccgacCTCAATCCCAACCAGTACTATGAGATCCGGACGCGCCACGTCAATGAGC TCCTCAAGAATCCCGAGACGAACCCTTACCCCCACAAGTTCCAGGTCACCTATGACGACTACAAGTTCCACGACGAGTTCAAGCACCTCAAGTCGGGCGAGGACGACAAGAACACCGAGATTCGCATCGCTGCCCGCATCTACAACAAGCGTGCTAGCGGTTCCAAGCTCATCTTCTACG ATGTTCGCACCTCTGCCGATACCAAGAGCATCGGCACCCAGATCCAAATTGTGTGCCAGGCCCAGCTCGTCGCCGAGGGAGCCCCTTCGTTTGAGCAGCAACACGAGAACATCCGCCGTGGTGATGTGATTGGTATCATTGGTTATGCTGGCCGTACCAACCCCAAGAACAGGCTcgccgagggcaaggagggcGAGCTGTCCATCTTTGCGACCGAGATCAAGCTTCTCAGCCCTTGCTTACACATGCTTCCCAGCGTGCGCTTCCCCTTCGCCGACGCTGAGCAGCGCGCGCGTATGAGATATCTCGATATGCTGTGGAACGACAGGAGCCGTGAGACCCTCTGGCAGCGCAGCCGGATGGTCAGGTATATCCGTGACT TCTTCCATGAGCGTCGCTTCATCGAGGTTGAGACGCCCATGATGCACGCCATTGCTGGCGGTGCTACCGCTCTGCCATTCATCACTCATCACAACGATCTCGATATCGACATGTACATGAGAGTCGCCCCTGAGCTGTTCCTCAAGAAGATGATTGTCGGTCAGTTTGGCAAGGTCTTCGAGATGGGCAAGAACTTCCGCAACGAGGGCGTTGATCTCACACACAACCCCGAGTTCACCTCGATTGAGTTCTACTGGGCGTACGCCGATATGTACGACCTCATGAACATCACCGAGGAGCTTGTTTCCTCTCTCGTCAAGCACCTTACCGGCGGTTACGTCACCAAGTTCACCAACCAGCACGGCGAGGAGTACACGGTCAACTGGGAGGCCCCATGGCGCAGGGTCGAGATGATTCCGGCCCTCGAGGAAGCCACCGGCGAGAAGTTCCCTCCCAGCGAGGAGCTCCACACCGACGAGACGAACGCGTTCCTCCAGAGAGTGTGCAAGAAGATGGGTGTTGAGTgcccaccacctctcacCAACGCTCGCATGATTGACAAGCTCACGGGCGAGTTCATCGAGGAGACCTGCGTCAACCCTACCTTCATCTTGGAGCACCCCCAGATGATGAGCCCTCTTGCCAAGTACCATCGTTCCAAGAAGGGTCTCTGCGAGCGTTTTGAGGCTTTCGTGtgcaagaaggagattgccAACGCCTACACCGAGTTGAACAACCCCTTCGACCAAAGACTTCGCTTCGAGGAGCAAGCTCGCCAGAAGGACCAGGGTGATGACGAGGC TCAACTTGTTGATGAGTCCTTCTTAAACGCCCTCGAGTATGGTCTTCCCCCAACCGGTGGCTGGGGTCTCGGTATCGACCGTCTTGCTATGTTCTTGACCAACAACTACTCTATTCGTGAGGTGTTggccttccccttcttgcgTGAGGAGAAGAACGGTCCCAAGCAGCCTTTTGCGGCTGAGCTCGCAAATGTCGAGCCCATGCCCGAGGAGGGCATCC CCCACAAATAA
- a CDS encoding hypothetical protein (EggNog:ENOG503P05Z), translating to MSDEAPAQSAETGTTKAVKDKTCTYCHQAFTSSSLGRHLDVFIKENNPKAPDGIHDVEEIRRNRSNITRRRPKASTGTPGAPGVRRRDTSVSVGTPTAASRRSQGSVSVEVDSASITPVSQTKGKGTADRKYPFNTPWEATGVINDLGGRDATAYEGGFRQHQRSASRQRMKQQLDARHVLQDAEDTKRAAELALREIMGSWRAAKQQIDMHSMPFDFDPLALDFPALTLQCLEKPPTLFASTQHSTSTSWSITPPGPVQLQALRNYFGEEFRRWKLACTAATTAVNEDLTYPPSLVPVKPDAREAVRKAEKAADKMEQQISDHITATYSVWCSLPGPERAKLWTLELARGLGRKQDEGAKLKQTQSLLRQENNHLKSQIEHLSRLQQPKEYKIVQPTTVYMDEKLVNHMLELGFSAAKDGGGVGFNMADRHADLDTIVARAINRWKDVIVSSRSAAAGLSAQRTLEAASAGVSPTTTGSGQGMRQLQPQRHQSQHSVPNNDARASLHPSPAASNNAANYAPSTASTTKAGSPSTAVGTPSIITAPASVGAGQDSDEEMGGQDVPEISETNTAEEDDDVDADADADADGDVDADADVDADADTDADMDADADP from the exons ATGTCCGACGAAGCCCCGGCCCAGTCGGCCGAGACCGGTACAACCAAGGCggtcaaggacaagaccTGTACCTATTGCCACCAAGCCTTCACATCGTCTTCGCTCGGCCGCCATCTAGATGTATTCATTAAGGAGAACAACCCCAAGGCCCCCGATGGGATTCACGATGTGGAAGAAATCAGACGAAATCGATCCAATATCACCCGCCGTCGTCCCAAAGCTTCGACCGGAACCCCCGGTGCTCCTGGGGTTAGAAGACGAGACACGTCAGTGTCAGTCGGAACGCCAACGGCTGCGTCGAGAAGGAGTCAGGGGTCTGTTTCGGTAGAGGTCGACTCTGCATCCATCACACCAGTATCACAAACCAAAGGCAAAGGGACTGCTGATAGGAAATATCCGTTCAATACACCATGGGAAGCCACGGGTGTCATCAACGACCTTGGTGGGCGGGATGCCACGGCATACGAGGGTGGGTTCAGGCAACATCAGCGATCAGCCAGTCGCCAGCGTATGAAGCAACAACTGGACGCCAGACACGTATTGCAAGATGCCGAGGATACGAAAAGAGCCGCTGAACTCGCATTGCGGGAAATCATGGGTTCTTGGAGGGCTGCAAA ACAACAAATCGACATGCACTCGATGCCTTTCGACTTTGATCCTCTTGCATTGGACTTTCCGGCACTGACGTTGCAGTGTCTCGAGAAACCACCCACGTTATTTGCTTCTACCCAGCACTCGACGTCCACTTCGTGGTCGATAACACCACCCGGCCCAGTTCAGCTGCAAGCCTTGCGAAATTATTTTGGAGAAGAGTTCAGGAGATGGAAGCTGGCTTGCACCGCGGCAACAACGGCGGTGAACGAAGATCTAAcatatcctccctccctaGTGCCAGTCAAGCCAGATGCTCGAGAAGCAGTGCGTAAGGCTGAAAAGGCAGCCGACAAGATGGAACAGCAAATATCCGATCACATAACAGCGACGTATTCAGTTTGGTGTTCACTTCCAGGGCCTGAGCGTGCCAAGCTGTGGACCCTCGAGCTGGCAAGAGGCTTGGGGCGGAAGCAAGACGAGGGTGCCAAACTCAAGCAGACCCAAAGCCTTCTCAGGCAAGAAAACAATCATCTCAAGTCTCAGATCGAACACTTGAGCCGGCTACAGCAACCTAAAGAGTACAAGATTGTGCAGCCGACAACAGTGTACATGGATGAGAAGCTGGTCAACCACATGCTGGAGCTCGGTTTCAGCGCAGCGAaggatggcggcggcgtagGCTTCAACATGGCCGATAGGCATGCGGATCTCGACACGATTGTGGCAAGGGCGATTAATCGCTGGAAGGATGTGATCGTGTCGTCTAGGTCCGCGGCGGCCGGTCTCTCAGCGCAGCGCACCTTGGAAGCTGCGAGTGCCGGAGTGTCGCCAACAACTACTGGTTCTGGGCAGGGTATGCGACAGTTGCAGCCTCAGAGGCACCAATCACAACATTCGGTGCCGAATAACGACGCCCGGGCGTCTCTTCACCCTTCTCCGGCAGCAAGCAATAACGCTGCGAATTATGCACCATCGACGGCATCTACCACTAAAGCCGGTTCGCCCTCGACTGCCGTCGGTACACCCAGCATCATCACGGCGCCGGCCAGTGTTGGTGCCGGGCAAGATTCGGACGAGGAAATGGGCGGGCAGGACGTGCCGGAAATCTCAGAAACTAACACAGCtgaggaagacgatgatgttgatgcggACGCGGATGCTGACGCGGATGGGGACGTTGATGCCGACGCCGAtgtcgatgccgatgccgatACCGATGCCGATATGGACGCTGACGCTGACCCTTAG
- a CDS encoding hypothetical protein (COG:B; EggNog:ENOG503P4Q4), translating into MIGKGGELLYEVKWEGYEKKSDRTWEPEENLTENASEALNEYLKSIGGREALLNETHTAVQSKKRGRKDSSTPQASTTSKRSKRNGSHPADSEPPASAKQAVWKPPAGSWEDHIAHLDACEDEETHKLMVYLTWKNGHKTQHETSVIYSRCPQKMLQFYERHVRIIKREETPVDSPPANS; encoded by the exons ATGATTGGAAAG GGCGGCGAATTACTATATGAGGTCAAATGGGAGGGATACGAAAAGAAGTCGGACCGCACGTGGGAACCGGAGGAAAATTTGAC TGAGAACGCCTCCGAGGCTCTCAACGAATACCTGAAGAGCATTGGTGGCAGAGAAGCGCTCCTTAACGAAACCCACACCGCCGTCCAGAGCAAGAAGCGCGGCCGCAAGGATTCGTCAACCCCGCAAGCATCTACCACCAGCAAACGATCCAAGAGAAATGGCAGCCATCCTGCAGACTCCGAGCCCCCAGCCAGCGCTAAGCAAGCGGTCTGGAAGCCACCAGCAGGAAGCTGGGAAGATCATATTGCGCACCTTGACGCatgcgaggacgaggagaccCACAAGCTCATGGTGTACCTAACATGGAAGAACGGGCACAAGACTCAACACGAGACTAGCGTCATCTACTCGAGATGCCCTCAAAAA ATGCTGCAGTTTTACGAGCGTCATGTACGCATCATCAAGAGGGAAGAGACACCGGTCGACTCACCCCCTGCCAACTCCTGA